CTCGCCGTGCTCGCCGGTGACCTGGCCGCCTTCCTGTCCGTGCGCGTGCTGCTGGACGCCGACCTTCCCGTCGAGCTGCGCCAGTCCCTCATGGACGCTCACCTGCGCGCCGCCACCGAGACCGTCACCGGACAGGTCGTGGACCTGGAGCGCGATCTGCACGCCGTACCCGGCGAGGACCTGCTGCACACGGTGACCGACTTCAAGAGCGCCCGCTACTCGATCCTGGCGCCGCTGCGGATGGGCCTGCTGGTCGTCGGCGAGGACCCGGCGCCGTACGACCGGACCCTCAGCCGCTATGCGCGCCTCGCCGGTATCGGCGGACAGTTGCGAGACGACTACCTCGATCTCTTCGGCACCGAGGAGACGCAGGCCAAGTCGACCGGGTCCGACATCAGGTCCGGACGCCGCAGCTACGCCGTCAGCGCCGTACTGGCCGCTGCGACCCAGGACGAGTCGGACCTCGTGGAATCGGCGCTGGGTGATCCCCGGTGCCCGGACGAGACCATCGAGTGCGTCCGAGCCATCGCCCGGCGCCACGGTGTGGACGATCGCCTTCGGGCCGACATGCGCCGCCACGCCGAGGCCGCCGCTGCCGAGACCGACCGCTGGCCGTGCCACTGGCGTCCGGAAGCCGTCGGCTTCTTC
This DNA window, taken from Streptomyces sp. SCSIO 30461, encodes the following:
- a CDS encoding polyprenyl synthetase family protein, with protein sequence MRRVDGHRRRFDAHFEAYFDSLARHIDTPPMSRFTPRCLELLRDLSLRGGNRLRVALLYEAARLVTGGDVPGLEPAALSVELLQTHGLIHDDIIDDSPVRRGGPSTYYAYRDEHPDRPRTALGLAVLAGDLAAFLSVRVLLDADLPVELRQSLMDAHLRAATETVTGQVVDLERDLHAVPGEDLLHTVTDFKSARYSILAPLRMGLLVVGEDPAPYDRTLSRYARLAGIGGQLRDDYLDLFGTEETQAKSTGSDIRSGRRSYAVSAVLAAATQDESDLVESALGDPRCPDETIECVRAIARRHGVDDRLRADMRRHAEAAAAETDRWPCHWRPEAVGFFRQLPLWAVSRLA